Proteins from a single region of Ailuropoda melanoleuca isolate Jingjing chromosome 15, ASM200744v2, whole genome shotgun sequence:
- the MEIG1 gene encoding meiosis expressed gene 1 protein homolog, with protein sequence MASSDVKPKSISRAKKWSEEIENLYRFQQAGYRDEIEYKQVKQVSMVDRWPETGYVKKLQRRDNTFYYYNKQRECDDKEVHKVKIYAY encoded by the exons ATGGCTAGTTCTGATGTGAAACCAAAATCAATAAGTCGTGccaaaaaatggtcagaagagatagaaaatctgTACAGATTTCAGCAAGCAGGATATCGGGATGAAATTGAATATAAACAAGTGAAACAAGTTTCCATG GTAGATCGTTGGCCAGAGACGGGATACGTGAAGAAACTCCAGAGAAGGGACAATACTTTCTATTACTACAACAAACAGAGGGAGTGTGATGACAAGGAAGTCcacaaagtaaaaatttatgCTTACTAG